From Candidatus Doudnabacteria bacterium, a single genomic window includes:
- a CDS encoding FAD-dependent oxidoreductase codes for MFDVIIVGAGVAGFAAALYSARRGLKTLVIGKDVAGQANFTDEIQNFPGIEAIGGFELVNGVKKQAEKFGAQYIQAEVSRIKPSSAGFIVTAYGKQYKSEGLILAYGKKPKDLGVPGEEELKGKGISYCATCDAPLFKGKTVAIAGIGDIAADAGLLCAKFARKVYVLSKTEKFLGNSGLVKTLFKKKNVEFISHVQIQEILGQTAVSGLQLLDLKTGKQVELPLDGLFVELGYVVDSNLVKNIVKLDEQEQIIADASQATSADGIFAAGDATNSTYKQAVISAGEGATAALACYDWLMRKKGNFGLTSDWTQIKRVK; via the coding sequence ATGTTTGACGTGATTATAGTGGGGGCCGGAGTGGCCGGATTCGCCGCAGCTTTGTATTCAGCCCGCAGGGGCTTAAAAACCCTGGTCATCGGCAAAGATGTGGCCGGACAGGCCAATTTTACCGATGAGATCCAAAATTTTCCCGGGATAGAAGCGATCGGCGGTTTTGAGCTGGTCAATGGGGTCAAAAAGCAGGCGGAAAAATTCGGCGCACAGTATATTCAAGCGGAAGTTTCCCGAATAAAACCTTCTTCCGCAGGTTTCATTGTCACAGCTTACGGTAAGCAGTACAAATCCGAAGGCCTGATTTTGGCTTATGGGAAAAAACCCAAAGATCTGGGCGTGCCTGGGGAAGAAGAGCTGAAAGGCAAGGGAATTTCTTATTGCGCCACATGTGATGCACCTTTGTTCAAAGGAAAAACCGTAGCCATCGCCGGCATCGGTGATATTGCCGCGGACGCGGGATTGTTATGCGCGAAGTTCGCAAGAAAAGTTTACGTTTTATCGAAAACCGAGAAGTTTTTGGGCAATTCAGGACTGGTCAAGACTTTGTTCAAGAAAAAAAATGTGGAATTTATTTCGCACGTCCAGATCCAGGAAATTTTGGGGCAAACCGCGGTTAGCGGTTTGCAGCTTCTTGATTTAAAAACAGGCAAGCAGGTAGAACTTCCTTTGGACGGTTTGTTTGTCGAGCTCGGGTATGTGGTTGATTCCAATTTGGTGAAAAATATAGTAAAGTTAGATGAGCAGGAGCAGATAATAGCGGATGCCAGCCAAGCGACCTCTGCGGACGGGATCTTTGCGGCCGGCGATGCCACGAACAGCACCTACAAGCAAGCGGTGATCTCAGCGGGGGAAGGCGCCACTGCGGCATTGGCGTGCTATGATTGGCTGATGAGGAAAAAAGGCAACTTTGGGTTGACCAGCGATTGGACGCAAATTAAGAGAGTTAAATAA
- a CDS encoding bifunctional 5,10-methylenetetrahydrofolate dehydrogenase/5,10-methenyltetrahydrofolate cyclohydrolase, with protein sequence MATIAEGKTIAGKLLKKLKDQIRSLGLHPHLAVVLVGDDRPSETYVRKKQEAALSIGVKFSLYKFPNSISEGKLIAEIKKIQKQNLSGIIVQLPLPKNLDKKKVLNALDPLIDVDFLTWESLGKLVIAENILTPPSPGAILEILKYYKIDLRGKHIVLVGQGDLIGRPLTNLLIHMPVTLTTCNKDTRNLRKITLIADILISGVGKAKLIKANMIKKGAIVIDAGVSFKGKKMHGDVDFQNVAKTASLITPTPGGVGPITVAKLLENVVANEISKRNPKH encoded by the coding sequence ATGGCGACAATAGCTGAGGGTAAAACCATCGCGGGTAAGCTTTTAAAAAAGTTGAAGGATCAGATCCGAAGTTTGGGTTTGCATCCGCATTTGGCAGTGGTTTTGGTGGGAGATGACAGACCCTCGGAAACCTATGTCCGCAAAAAACAGGAAGCGGCACTAAGCATCGGCGTCAAATTTTCACTCTACAAATTCCCAAACAGTATTTCAGAGGGAAAATTGATCGCTGAGATCAAAAAAATCCAGAAACAAAACTTGTCCGGCATTATCGTTCAGCTGCCGCTGCCCAAGAATCTGGATAAGAAAAAAGTTCTTAATGCTCTTGATCCTTTGATAGATGTTGATTTTTTGACTTGGGAATCCTTGGGCAAACTGGTGATCGCCGAGAACATCCTGACTCCGCCGAGCCCGGGCGCGATACTGGAAATTTTGAAGTATTATAAGATCGATCTTCGCGGTAAACATATTGTTTTGGTCGGGCAGGGGGACCTGATCGGCAGGCCATTGACCAATTTATTGATCCACATGCCGGTGACGCTGACCACCTGCAATAAAGACACCAGGAATCTTAGAAAGATTACCCTTATTGCTGACATTTTGATCTCCGGTGTGGGCAAAGCCAAATTGATCAAAGCGAATATGATCAAAAAAGGAGCGATCGTCATTGATGCGGGGGTTTCATTTAAAGGCAAGAAGATGCATGGAGATGTAGATTTTCAAAACGTGGCGAAAACAGCATCATTGATCACTCCGACTCCGGGCGGAGTAGGACCGATTACAGTGGCAAAGTTATTGGAAAATGTCGTGGCGAATGAGATATCAAAAAGAAATCCTAAGCATTAA
- a CDS encoding RNA polymerase sigma factor encodes MQENDVQNLIRAAQQGDSDAFGQIYNLYAKQIYNFLFNKIRHQQTCEDLVHTVFLKAWTNLRSYQPRANAKFSTWLFQIGNFTLIDHWRTKKNTTELSSVENLAQFALDSQLYEEYDYLWSALAKLPLLYQSVLDLRFKQDLSVNETAKILGKSPVGVRVLQHRALKALRAKLKNL; translated from the coding sequence ATGCAAGAAAATGACGTACAAAACCTGATCCGCGCGGCCCAGCAGGGTGATTCGGACGCGTTTGGACAAATTTACAACTTGTACGCCAAACAGATTTATAATTTCTTGTTCAATAAGATCCGCCACCAGCAAACCTGCGAAGATCTGGTCCATACCGTGTTTCTTAAAGCCTGGACGAATTTGCGCTCTTACCAGCCCCGGGCGAATGCCAAATTTTCCACGTGGCTGTTCCAGATCGGCAATTTCACTCTTATCGACCACTGGCGGACCAAAAAAAACACAACCGAACTTTCCTCAGTTGAAAACCTGGCCCAATTTGCGCTGGATTCTCAGCTGTACGAAGAATATGATTATTTATGGTCAGCTTTAGCAAAACTTCCCCTTTTATATCAGTCAGTTTTGGATCTGAGATTCAAGCAGGATCTATCGGTAAATGAAACTGCAAAGATATTAGGCAAAAGCCCGGTCGGAGTGCGCGTCCTGCAGCACCGGGCACTGAAAGCATTGCGCGCCAAACTTAAAAATTTATGA
- a CDS encoding alpha/beta hydrolase, with protein MKKTGMPQVSRKIIKSHDGLDLYYEIQAVGADKPTLFFLHGVGGDLDAWRFIQNSLPDQDFSTIAMDLRGHGHSGHPRSPENYQMANLVSDIITIIDQEKLEKIILIGHSFGAVVAYRFAIENPEKIEKLILISPLFTSPSYLKHPAAKKIAHKLTNFIAKVSPKPVRPGHSIYPVGKFHKDYEWAGLIRTIFHNSLNSYLLSSKLMIDIDDKMALEKLPEKTLIIAGAKDSIALLADTQRMQKRIPGSKLEVIPEANHVVILNNSAQVSGFLLDFIQ; from the coding sequence TTGAAAAAAACTGGTATGCCGCAAGTATCCCGAAAAATCATCAAAAGTCATGATGGCTTAGATCTCTACTATGAAATCCAGGCTGTCGGCGCCGACAAGCCGACTCTGTTTTTTTTACACGGCGTGGGCGGGGACCTGGATGCCTGGCGTTTTATCCAGAACTCTCTTCCGGACCAGGATTTTTCAACCATTGCCATGGATCTGCGGGGCCATGGCCACTCCGGCCATCCGCGTTCACCGGAAAATTACCAAATGGCCAATCTGGTCAGTGATATTATAACGATTATTGATCAGGAAAAATTAGAAAAAATAATTTTGATCGGCCATTCTTTTGGCGCAGTGGTGGCTTATCGTTTTGCCATAGAAAATCCTGAAAAAATCGAAAAACTTATACTAATTTCGCCGCTTTTTACTTCTCCCAGCTACCTTAAGCATCCGGCTGCAAAAAAAATTGCGCACAAGCTGACTAATTTTATTGCGAAAGTCTCGCCAAAGCCTGTCCGGCCGGGACATTCAATATATCCGGTTGGAAAATTTCATAAAGACTATGAATGGGCAGGGCTCATTCGGACCATCTTTCATAATTCATTGAACAGCTACCTTTTAAGTTCCAAATTAATGATCGATATCGACGACAAAATGGCTTTGGAAAAACTTCCGGAAAAAACCTTGATCATAGCTGGTGCGAAAGACAGCATCGCTCTGCTTGCCGATACCCAAAGGATGCAAAAAAGAATTCCCGGTTCCAAACTTGAAGTGATTCCCGAAGCCAATCACGTAGTCATACTCAACAATTCTGCACAAGTATCCGGTTTTTTGCTCGATTTCATACAATAA
- a CDS encoding DHA2 family efflux MFS transporter permease subunit: protein MDSEALIPEQIQTEAPSLKWWVLLTVIVGTFLGRLDQTIVNLALPKIINDFSISVSAAGWIATAYILANAIFVPIWGKLGDTIGRKKVYILGFSIFILGSALAGLAWNLSSMIVFRVIQSIAGSADYPTAMAILAVTFKGQKERAQALGIWSSSFAAAAVFGPLIGGPLIDNFGWRSVFLVNIPVGVVGLFMAITFVRESVSEKITTHFDWWGAITLGIALSALVLVLDQGTAWGWSSLNSVLCYIAVVAFTYIFVRIEHGSPDPIVDLKFFKIPAFVNTLWNNFIVFMGLMGGIFLVPIFAQTYLGYNATQSGYLFIPLAAALILAAPIGGSLIGRVKPGLVIAASTFVTALGIYLLSVFIDPKSTALDIMLPLAVMAFGLGFGMAQRTNIVASVVEQDEIGIASSVLALVRNIAGAFGIAIFGTILTNLTNHNVLNLGRNSVLHSTNPADYKTFIELIILKAQVSAYAQVFLLAAILVFIGSITALWIRVGQERTDVHIMVE, encoded by the coding sequence ATGGATTCCGAGGCTTTGATCCCCGAACAAATCCAGACTGAAGCCCCGTCCTTAAAATGGTGGGTCCTGTTAACCGTGATCGTGGGCACGTTTTTGGGCCGTCTTGACCAGACGATCGTTAATTTGGCTCTGCCGAAGATTATTAATGATTTCAGCATTTCAGTTTCCGCGGCCGGCTGGATTGCCACGGCCTATATTCTGGCCAATGCCATTTTTGTGCCGATTTGGGGCAAACTTGGTGATACTATCGGCCGGAAAAAAGTTTATATTTTAGGTTTTTCCATTTTTATTTTAGGCTCCGCCTTGGCGGGGCTGGCCTGGAATTTAAGCTCCATGATCGTGTTCCGGGTGATCCAGTCCATAGCCGGCAGCGCGGACTACCCTACGGCCATGGCCATTTTGGCCGTAACTTTTAAGGGACAAAAAGAACGCGCCCAGGCTCTGGGCATCTGGTCATCTTCGTTTGCAGCCGCAGCCGTATTTGGTCCGCTCATCGGCGGCCCGCTGATAGACAATTTCGGCTGGCGTTCCGTATTTCTGGTCAACATTCCGGTAGGGGTTGTGGGACTTTTTATGGCCATTACTTTTGTGCGCGAGTCGGTTTCGGAAAAAATTACCACCCACTTTGACTGGTGGGGCGCCATAACTTTAGGGATTGCCCTAAGCGCGCTGGTCCTGGTCCTTGACCAGGGTACTGCTTGGGGCTGGAGTTCCCTTAACTCTGTTTTGTGCTACATAGCCGTCGTTGCATTCACATATATTTTTGTCCGCATTGAGCATGGTTCGCCCGACCCGATTGTCGATCTGAAATTTTTCAAAATTCCGGCCTTCGTCAACACGCTCTGGAACAATTTCATAGTCTTCATGGGCCTTATGGGCGGTATATTTTTAGTCCCGATCTTTGCTCAAACATATTTAGGCTACAATGCCACGCAAAGCGGCTATTTGTTTATTCCGCTGGCCGCAGCCCTGATCCTTGCCGCTCCCATCGGCGGTAGCTTGATCGGCAGGGTCAAGCCGGGACTTGTGATCGCGGCCAGTACGTTTGTGACGGCACTAGGAATTTATCTGCTGTCTGTTTTTATTGACCCCAAATCAACCGCCTTGGATATTATGTTGCCATTGGCTGTGATGGCCTTTGGGCTAGGGTTTGGCATGGCCCAGCGCACCAACATAGTGGCTTCGGTGGTAGAGCAGGATGAGATCGGCATCGCATCTTCCGTACTGGCTTTGGTCCGCAATATTGCCGGCGCTTTCGGCATAGCCATTTTTGGAACCATCCTCACGAACCTTACTAACCATAATGTTTTAAATCTTGGCCGCAACAGCGTTCTGCACAGCACCAATCCGGCGGACTATAAAACTTTTATTGAACTGATCATCCTCAAAGCCCAGGTCTCAGCCTACGCCCAGGTATTCCTGCTGGCTGCTATTTTAGTGTTTATCGGTTCCATAACTGCGCTCTGGATCCGTGTTGGCCAGGAACGGACTGACGTGCATATAATGGTGGAATAA
- a CDS encoding HlyD family efflux transporter periplasmic adaptor subunit, giving the protein MSAEQDKENISTAGTANAPEEKKSVLKNKWVQSSGLVVLALVIAAGVLYLQMSNSRVGIDTSIINAPSIVLSPNASGVLQQVYVHEGDEVAANTPVALVGTELIKTKIAGIITSIQNNAGTIVNPTQMVVTMIDPNQMRVVGTIDENKGLNRIRVGQEAFFSVDAYGSKNYQGIVDEISPSSNQSGVVFNISDQRETQQFNIKVRFDPTQYPELKNGMSAKLTIFTK; this is encoded by the coding sequence ATGTCAGCAGAACAAGATAAAGAGAATATAAGCACAGCCGGCACAGCAAATGCGCCGGAGGAAAAAAAGTCCGTCCTGAAAAATAAATGGGTGCAAAGCTCAGGGCTAGTGGTGCTGGCTTTGGTTATAGCGGCCGGGGTTTTGTATTTGCAGATGTCAAATTCCAGGGTCGGCATTGATACTTCGATAATCAACGCGCCATCTATTGTGCTTTCCCCGAACGCTTCCGGAGTCTTGCAGCAAGTTTACGTTCATGAAGGCGACGAGGTTGCGGCCAATACACCGGTAGCCTTGGTCGGCACAGAACTGATCAAAACCAAAATAGCAGGCATCATTACTTCAATTCAGAACAATGCAGGAACGATCGTCAATCCGACCCAGATGGTTGTAACTATGATCGACCCAAACCAGATGAGGGTTGTGGGGACTATTGACGAAAACAAAGGTTTGAACAGGATCCGCGTCGGCCAGGAAGCTTTTTTTTCAGTAGATGCTTACGGCTCCAAAAATTACCAGGGGATCGTGGATGAAATCAGCCCATCCTCCAACCAGTCCGGCGTGGTCTTCAATATTTCCGACCAGCGCGAAACCCAGCAGTTCAATATCAAGGTCAGATTTGATCCAACCCAATACCCGGAGCTTAAAAACGGCATGTCGGCGAAACTGACGATATTCACCAAATAA
- a CDS encoding efflux RND transporter periplasmic adaptor subunit has protein sequence MNKYTIFVVVAVVIIAGTGIYLSHALNSRPQYGFIEVKPANVVRGISTNGTVQAGQNVSLSFQGNGTISSVPVQVGNQVKIGRILASLNARDAGASVDQANAAVAVAQANYQKVLAGATNAQTAVAQATVTSAQTALANANNTLAATQTQQATAVQNAYNALLNTSITAVPGTGNVDSSAITVSGTYTGTIEGVYNISLYATGGGTQFHTLGLEEVSGNATTTTPTVLGTKGLYIQFSSTPSAADTWTVTIPNTFAPAYVPNYNAYQAALQTQTQNVTASQSAVNSAKAAEAQAEANLQLTQSAARPEDVAAAKAQIDSARANLETALSTYSKTRIIAPFNGTVTEVEAKVGQTATAGTIEISMISAQKFQAICYVSEADLGKINLNDAAQITTDAYGSAVKFPATVAVIDPKATIVNNVSGYKITLQFTSDDARIKDGLSANIAITDKTNPGVLAVPASALFTQNGTAIVLKKNQDGTVTQQQVQTGITGLDNMVEITSGLNQGDQVIYFGK, from the coding sequence ATGAATAAATACACTATATTTGTGGTTGTTGCTGTTGTCATCATTGCCGGAACGGGTATCTATTTAAGCCATGCGCTCAATAGCCGTCCGCAATACGGCTTTATAGAAGTAAAGCCTGCCAATGTAGTGCGGGGGATTTCCACCAATGGTACTGTACAAGCGGGGCAAAATGTCAGCCTGTCTTTCCAAGGAAACGGCACAATTAGTTCGGTGCCCGTACAGGTGGGCAATCAGGTCAAGATTGGCAGGATCCTGGCCTCACTCAATGCCCGGGATGCCGGTGCCTCGGTGGATCAGGCCAATGCCGCGGTTGCCGTAGCCCAGGCCAATTACCAAAAAGTCCTTGCCGGCGCCACCAATGCGCAGACTGCGGTGGCACAAGCCACGGTAACCAGTGCTCAAACCGCGTTAGCAAATGCCAACAACACTCTGGCTGCCACTCAAACCCAGCAGGCTACTGCCGTGCAAAACGCCTACAATGCATTATTGAATACTTCCATTACGGCGGTTCCTGGCACCGGCAATGTTGATAGCTCGGCCATTACCGTTTCCGGGACTTATACCGGCACAATTGAGGGAGTGTACAATATCAGCCTTTACGCCACAGGCGGCGGTACACAGTTCCATACTTTAGGATTGGAAGAGGTTTCCGGAAATGCTACTACCACCACACCCACAGTGCTCGGGACAAAAGGTTTATATATCCAGTTCAGCAGTACTCCTTCTGCCGCGGATACTTGGACCGTCACAATTCCGAACACTTTCGCACCGGCTTATGTGCCCAACTATAACGCCTATCAAGCAGCACTTCAAACCCAGACACAGAACGTTACCGCCTCACAGTCGGCAGTGAATTCGGCCAAGGCAGCCGAGGCGCAGGCGGAAGCCAATTTGCAATTGACCCAATCAGCAGCCCGGCCGGAAGATGTAGCGGCGGCTAAGGCTCAAATTGATTCTGCGCGGGCGAATTTGGAAACAGCACTGAGCACTTACAGCAAAACAAGGATCATCGCGCCGTTTAACGGCACTGTCACAGAAGTCGAGGCCAAGGTCGGGCAAACCGCCACTGCCGGAACGATAGAGATAAGCATGATTTCCGCCCAGAAATTTCAGGCAATTTGTTATGTTTCAGAAGCCGATCTGGGAAAGATCAATCTGAACGATGCTGCCCAAATTACCACGGACGCTTATGGCAGTGCTGTTAAGTTCCCCGCAACCGTAGCTGTCATAGATCCCAAGGCTACGATTGTCAACAATGTTTCGGGGTATAAAATTACCTTACAATTTACCAGCGACGATGCCCGCATTAAAGACGGTTTGAGCGCCAATATAGCGATTACCGATAAAACCAATCCCGGTGTTCTGGCTGTGCCGGCCAGTGCGTTGTTTACCCAAAACGGAACCGCAATAGTTTTGAAGAAAAATCAGGACGGCACAGTCACCCAGCAACAAGTACAAACAGGCATTACGGGTTTGGACAATATGGTGGAAATTACGTCAGGCTTGAACCAGGGCGACCAGGTTATTTATTTCGGGAAGTAA
- the tsaD gene encoding tRNA (adenosine(37)-N6)-threonylcarbamoyltransferase complex transferase subunit TsaD has product MKKSLTILAIETSCDETAAAVICGGKVKSNVIASQARLHAKFGGVVPEVAARSHITAIIPTIDLALKQAKTKLADLDYIAVTQGPGLATSLMVGIDTASALGAALGIPVVPINHLEAHIYANFVGTRIKFPAIALIVSGGHTLLVQMKKHGTYHVVGETVDDAAGEAFDKTAKMLGLGYPGGPLISKLAKKGNPTAFNFPRPMINSKNFEFSFSGLKTAVLYTLQKRRKISQQDKADVAASVQQAIVDVLINKLEKTIIRYKPKTIMLGGGVAANEMLRNEFTKLAKKYKFAYSIPKFEYCTDNAAMIGLAAFYRLKNMQLRAINFSANPNLKLK; this is encoded by the coding sequence ATGAAAAAATCCCTGACAATCTTGGCAATTGAAACCAGCTGCGACGAAACTGCGGCCGCGGTAATTTGCGGCGGCAAAGTTAAATCCAATGTCATCGCCTCGCAAGCGAGGCTACATGCCAAATTCGGCGGCGTAGTGCCTGAGGTAGCGGCCAGATCCCATATCACGGCGATTATCCCGACCATTGACCTTGCCTTAAAACAAGCGAAAACCAAATTAGCTGATCTGGATTATATTGCGGTGACCCAGGGTCCGGGCTTGGCCACTTCCCTTATGGTAGGTATAGACACGGCGAGTGCGCTGGGTGCGGCTTTGGGCATCCCGGTCGTTCCGATCAATCATTTGGAAGCGCATATCTATGCCAACTTCGTTGGTACGCGAATAAAATTTCCGGCAATCGCCCTGATAGTCTCAGGCGGGCATACTTTATTGGTCCAAATGAAAAAACACGGCACATACCATGTTGTCGGCGAAACTGTAGATGATGCCGCCGGCGAGGCGTTTGATAAAACCGCCAAGATGCTGGGTCTTGGTTACCCGGGAGGCCCATTAATAAGCAAATTGGCAAAAAAAGGGAATCCGACCGCTTTTAATTTTCCGCGGCCCATGATCAACTCGAAAAATTTCGAATTCAGTTTCTCCGGACTTAAAACCGCGGTGCTTTATACTCTGCAGAAACGCAGAAAAATATCGCAGCAAGATAAAGCTGATGTCGCCGCATCGGTTCAACAGGCGATCGTGGATGTCCTGATCAATAAACTGGAAAAAACCATCATTCGCTACAAACCAAAAACGATCATGCTCGGCGGCGGCGTCGCTGCCAACGAAATGCTGCGCAATGAATTTACAAAACTGGCAAAAAAATATAAGTTTGCGTATTCCATTCCCAAATTTGAATATTGCACGGACAATGCCGCCATGATCGGCCTGGCTGCTTTTTATAGGCTGAAAAATATGCAATTGCGTGCAATTAATTTCAGCGCTAACCCTAATTTAAAACTAAAATAA
- a CDS encoding diguanylate cyclase, whose protein sequence is MKSFITILNQATLELLEKRDMSLVTEVFTQTGMKILGADFGFIWIKMPNNHGHYSLAYKSPGTPYVPQPPRTRGINARVSKNRLPFFATKIPKERNQKYDVGAHMKSFVIIPIAYKNHLYGNAVFCFKKIRYFSQTDRDLSIALGNSLAQAMTINKLNSSLQDIKHTLDHTPQPILIFNPNTLKISYFNQGLLKQTGLNKFILRRASINQIIHPSFHKIFEKKLKRILKEKILSSVFEVAIKTINNRKLPVESLIQYVETPGQNPHLLTIFSDLRERKKNEEQIKRAAFHDTLTRLPNRFLFTQRLDALLKASARYGRKFAVIFLDLDRFKEINDTAGHLIGDLLLRQVASRLKKNIKHNDIISRFGGDEFVILVPNLNSTRQADQVVSRIRKAFKKPFDLTPHQEAYINFSAGISTFPKNGVDAETLLKNADNALYRAKHRYGNSFVRVH, encoded by the coding sequence ATGAAATCATTTATTACAATTTTAAACCAGGCGACACTGGAGCTTCTGGAAAAACGGGATATGAGTTTGGTTACGGAAGTTTTTACCCAGACTGGAATGAAAATTCTGGGTGCTGATTTCGGTTTCATCTGGATAAAAATGCCAAATAATCATGGGCATTATAGCCTGGCTTATAAAAGTCCCGGGACGCCTTATGTTCCTCAACCGCCGCGAACTCGAGGTATCAATGCCCGGGTTAGTAAAAATCGACTTCCTTTTTTTGCAACAAAGATTCCCAAAGAACGCAACCAAAAATATGACGTAGGCGCGCACATGAAAAGTTTTGTGATTATTCCGATCGCGTATAAGAACCATCTGTATGGAAATGCTGTATTTTGTTTTAAAAAAATCCGTTATTTTTCACAAACAGATCGTGACTTGAGTATTGCTTTAGGTAATTCTTTAGCTCAAGCCATGACCATCAATAAATTAAACAGCAGCTTACAAGATATAAAGCACACGCTCGACCATACGCCTCAGCCAATATTAATATTTAACCCCAATACCCTCAAAATATCATATTTTAATCAAGGTTTGCTCAAGCAAACCGGCCTGAATAAATTTATTTTAAGGCGAGCAAGCATAAACCAAATTATTCACCCTTCTTTTCACAAAATATTTGAAAAAAAACTCAAACGTATTTTAAAAGAAAAAATCCTGTCTTCGGTTTTCGAAGTTGCAATTAAAACAATAAATAACCGGAAGCTTCCGGTCGAATCTTTGATCCAATATGTGGAAACGCCGGGACAAAACCCCCATTTGTTGACGATTTTCAGTGACCTTCGGGAACGAAAAAAAAACGAGGAACAAATTAAACGCGCAGCGTTCCACGATACCCTGACCAGGCTGCCAAATAGATTTTTATTCACCCAACGGCTGGATGCATTGCTCAAAGCCAGCGCCCGATATGGTCGAAAATTTGCCGTGATCTTCCTCGACTTGGATCGGTTCAAAGAGATCAACGACACAGCCGGGCACTTGATCGGAGATCTGCTCCTGCGGCAGGTGGCATCACGCCTAAAAAAGAATATTAAGCATAATGATATTATATCGCGCTTTGGCGGCGATGAATTTGTAATTCTTGTGCCCAATCTTAATTCAACTCGCCAGGCGGATCAAGTAGTCAGCCGGATCCGGAAAGCTTTTAAAAAACCATTCGATCTGACACCGCACCAAGAAGCTTATATCAATTTTTCTGCCGGCATTAGCACTTTCCCCAAGAACGGCGTAGATGCAGAAACCCTGCTAAAAAATGCCGATAACGCTTTATATAGAGCCAAGCACCGATATGGCAATAGCTTTGTGCGTGTACATTGA